In one Micromonospora polyrhachis genomic region, the following are encoded:
- a CDS encoding WXG100 family type VII secretion target — MSQPTYRYDPESIVLGMAAIKAAHNRIDDALDALERYADTQLQSWDGDTRQKYNEYKLRWDQSVNNMKDIMVNGAIPSLQRILDNYDHTERINASGWQQG, encoded by the coding sequence ATGAGTCAGCCCACCTACCGGTACGACCCGGAATCCATCGTCCTGGGCATGGCGGCGATCAAGGCCGCCCACAACCGGATCGACGATGCGCTGGACGCGTTGGAGCGGTACGCCGACACCCAGTTGCAGTCCTGGGACGGCGACACCCGGCAGAAGTACAACGAGTACAAGCTGCGCTGGGACCAGTCGGTCAACAACATGAAGGACATCATGGTCAACGGCGCCATCCCGTCCCTGCAGCGGATCCTGGACAACTACGACCACACCGAGCGGATCAACGCGTCCGGCTGGCAGCAGGGCTGA
- a CDS encoding WXG100 family type VII secretion target, translating to MAYTITIDADALEVIAKELQVPAGTLRAAVQAFNNNALSLGEPWGGSGDEIGKQWAGVYVPGLESVQGGFKAIIDGLLRLSSDFEQMAVRYKQVEEVNAQ from the coding sequence ATGGCCTACACGATCACCATCGACGCGGACGCGCTGGAAGTCATCGCCAAGGAGTTGCAGGTCCCCGCGGGCACACTGCGGGCGGCGGTGCAGGCATTCAACAACAACGCCCTTTCCCTCGGCGAGCCCTGGGGCGGTAGCGGCGACGAGATCGGCAAGCAGTGGGCGGGCGTCTACGTTCCGGGGCTGGAGAGCGTACAGGGTGGATTCAAGGCGATCATCGATGGCCTGCTCCGGTTGTCGTCGGACTTCGAGCAGATGGCGGTCCGCTACAAGCAGGTCGAAGAGGTAAACGCCCAGTAG
- a CDS encoding right-handed parallel beta-helix repeat-containing protein — MTSRRVYTVSATEPGCYRRISDALAKAESGAIIDVLPGEYAETLHLSTPVTITARDGRGSVLVAPAGGHAVFMHTETATLAGLVLKHRDDKRASIDVGVGRLRLDGCDVQAEAPAAVFVRSGAAIVMTDCGITNSVGAGIVATDDAAGSVERCRIERIGTSGVVLRNGADLALRDCVINEAQGNGICSTEGAKGLVQRCEIFRIGGPALVLEKGATTRVSGVTVRDTSDVGIYLTGNGRAVVEDCEITETAGVGLLVADGADPSVVRVRIGRTRGHAIRIVGRSRGTFEECEVSDVSASGTWVGGHSDPTFTGLRLRDCADAALLISDSAAGTFDGVEIRRSRQHGVRIATGANPLLRKLVVAGCQGHGIVVAENGRGRILGAEVTDTRFASVRSLDGGSPEITESRFSGSDDVGVLVGAQGRCVLRGCEIFQARTGGVAVEEGGEATLTESTVRDCGGDGVRLAAGARGEITDCEVTGNEGDGICVDSDQPIVVRDCTLSGNEGAGLRQNTPGPRLTVEKVTSADNGEADSYGVQATVGGRPGSPGRARSRAAAPVDLPSTEELLAELQEFVGLASVKQEVATLVNLQQLARKRAAVGLPSPPMSRHLIFAGPPGTGKTSIARLYGKILASLGTLPKGHVVEVARQDLVAQYVGATAIKTTEKFTEALGGVLFVDEAYTLAADSGGSGADFGREAIDTLVKLMEDHRDDVVVIAAGYSHEMRQFLQTNPGLASRFTRTVDFASYTPDELVTIVENFCRVHQYTLEYGTRAALEGYFGRIHRDETFGNARTARKVFEEMVDRQAQRLAAEGTMSPQELSRLVPEDLGPVAGPGIGTGAGAAREELPALLEQLTGMVGLASVKREVTDLINLIGTAERRRQAGLPVPTLSRHLIFSGPPGTGKTTVARLFGQVLAALGVLSSGQLVEVSRGDLVAEYIGQTARKTKDAFDRARGGVLFIDEAYSLSRGTGANDFGAEAIDTLVKLMEDHREEVVVIAAGYRSEMTGFLAANPGLASRFARPLEFENYTPDELVVIFNQHAEAAGYTCPPTTLATLARHFGSVERGRDFGNGRYARQVLDRMVTRQAGRTMGMSAPTTAELTLLLPEDLQ; from the coding sequence ATGACCTCGCGTCGGGTGTACACCGTCTCCGCCACGGAGCCAGGCTGCTACCGCAGGATCTCCGACGCGTTGGCGAAGGCGGAGAGTGGCGCCATCATCGATGTCCTGCCCGGGGAGTACGCCGAGACGTTGCACCTGTCCACCCCGGTCACCATCACCGCGCGGGACGGTCGGGGCAGCGTCCTCGTCGCCCCGGCCGGCGGGCACGCGGTGTTCATGCACACCGAGACCGCGACCCTGGCCGGGCTGGTGCTGAAGCATCGGGACGACAAGCGGGCCTCGATCGACGTCGGCGTGGGGCGGCTCCGGCTCGACGGCTGTGACGTACAGGCCGAGGCCCCGGCCGCGGTGTTCGTCCGCTCCGGGGCGGCGATCGTGATGACCGACTGCGGGATCACCAACTCGGTCGGGGCCGGAATCGTGGCGACCGACGACGCCGCCGGCTCGGTGGAGCGGTGCCGGATCGAGCGGATCGGCACCTCCGGCGTGGTGCTGCGCAACGGCGCGGACCTGGCGCTGCGGGACTGCGTCATCAACGAAGCCCAGGGGAACGGGATCTGCAGCACCGAAGGCGCGAAGGGGCTCGTACAGCGGTGCGAGATCTTCCGCATCGGCGGTCCCGCCCTGGTGCTGGAGAAGGGGGCCACCACCCGGGTCAGCGGGGTCACGGTGCGGGACACCTCGGATGTCGGTATCTACCTCACCGGCAACGGCCGGGCGGTGGTAGAGGACTGCGAGATCACCGAGACCGCCGGCGTCGGTCTGCTCGTCGCCGACGGTGCCGATCCGTCGGTGGTACGGGTTCGGATAGGCCGTACCCGGGGCCACGCCATTCGCATCGTCGGCCGGTCCCGGGGGACGTTCGAGGAGTGCGAGGTCAGCGACGTCTCCGCCTCCGGCACCTGGGTCGGGGGGCACAGCGACCCCACCTTCACCGGGCTGCGACTGCGGGACTGCGCCGACGCGGCGCTGCTGATCAGCGACTCGGCAGCGGGCACGTTCGACGGTGTCGAGATCCGGCGCTCCCGCCAGCACGGGGTGCGGATCGCCACCGGTGCCAATCCGCTGCTGCGCAAGCTCGTCGTCGCCGGCTGCCAAGGTCACGGGATCGTGGTGGCAGAGAACGGTCGGGGCCGGATCCTGGGCGCGGAGGTCACCGACACCCGGTTCGCCTCGGTACGCAGCCTCGACGGCGGTAGCCCGGAGATCACCGAGTCCCGCTTCAGCGGCAGCGACGACGTCGGGGTGCTCGTCGGTGCCCAGGGCCGGTGCGTACTCCGAGGCTGCGAGATCTTCCAGGCGCGTACCGGCGGGGTGGCGGTCGAGGAGGGCGGCGAGGCGACGCTGACCGAGTCGACCGTGCGGGATTGCGGCGGTGACGGCGTGCGGCTCGCGGCCGGGGCACGCGGTGAGATCACCGACTGCGAGGTCACCGGCAACGAGGGGGACGGCATCTGCGTCGACAGCGACCAGCCGATCGTCGTACGCGACTGCACCCTCTCCGGTAACGAGGGGGCCGGGCTCCGGCAGAACACCCCGGGTCCCCGGCTCACCGTCGAGAAGGTGACCAGCGCGGACAACGGCGAGGCCGACTCGTACGGCGTACAGGCCACCGTGGGCGGCCGGCCCGGCAGCCCGGGGCGGGCCCGGTCCCGCGCGGCGGCGCCCGTTGACCTGCCCTCCACCGAGGAGTTGCTGGCCGAGTTGCAGGAGTTCGTCGGCCTGGCCTCGGTCAAGCAGGAGGTGGCCACCCTGGTCAACCTGCAACAGTTGGCGCGCAAACGGGCCGCCGTCGGGCTACCCAGTCCGCCGATGAGCCGCCACCTGATCTTCGCCGGGCCGCCCGGTACGGGAAAGACCAGCATCGCCCGGCTGTACGGCAAGATCCTCGCCTCGCTCGGCACCCTGCCCAAGGGGCACGTGGTGGAGGTGGCCCGCCAGGACCTGGTGGCCCAGTACGTCGGTGCCACCGCCATCAAGACCACCGAGAAGTTCACCGAGGCCCTCGGCGGCGTGCTCTTCGTCGACGAGGCGTACACGCTCGCCGCCGACAGTGGTGGCTCGGGGGCGGACTTTGGCCGGGAGGCGATCGACACCCTGGTCAAGCTGATGGAGGACCACCGGGACGACGTGGTGGTGATCGCGGCCGGCTACTCCCACGAGATGCGTCAGTTCCTCCAGACCAACCCCGGCCTCGCCTCCCGGTTCACCCGCACCGTCGACTTCGCCAGCTACACCCCGGACGAGCTGGTCACCATCGTGGAGAACTTCTGCCGGGTGCACCAGTACACCCTGGAGTACGGCACCCGAGCCGCCCTGGAGGGCTACTTCGGTCGGATCCACCGCGACGAGACCTTCGGTAACGCGCGGACCGCCCGGAAGGTCTTCGAGGAGATGGTGGACCGGCAGGCCCAACGGCTGGCGGCCGAGGGGACCATGTCGCCGCAGGAACTCAGCCGGCTCGTACCCGAGGATCTTGGTCCGGTCGCCGGACCCGGCATCGGCACGGGGGCGGGCGCCGCCCGCGAGGAGCTGCCGGCGCTGCTCGAACAGCTCACCGGCATGGTTGGCCTCGCCTCAGTGAAGCGGGAGGTCACCGACCTGATCAACCTCATCGGCACTGCGGAACGCCGGCGCCAGGCGGGGCTGCCGGTGCCGACCCTGTCCCGTCACCTGATCTTCTCGGGCCCGCCGGGGACCGGGAAGACCACGGTCGCCCGCCTCTTCGGGCAGGTGTTGGCCGCGCTCGGGGTGTTGTCGTCGGGGCAGCTCGTCGAGGTGTCCCGAGGTGACCTGGTGGCTGAGTACATCGGACAGACCGCCCGTAAGACGAAGGACGCCTTCGACCGGGCCCGGGGCGGTGTGCTCTTTATCGACGAGGCGTACAGCCTGAGCCGGGGGACCGGGGCCAACGACTTCGGTGCGGAGGCGATCGACACCCTGGTGAAGCTGATGGAGGACCACCGGGAGGAGGTGGTGGTCATCGCCGCTGGTTACCGGTCGGAGATGACCGGTTTCCTCGCCGCGAACCCGGGCCTCGCCTCCCGGTTCGCTCGTCCACTGGAGTTCGAGAACTACACCCCGGACGAACTGGTAGTGATCTTCAACCAGCACGCGGAGGCGGCCGGCTACACCTGCCCACCCACCACCCTGGCCACCCTGGCCCGGCACTTCGGCAGCGTCGAGCGTGGTCGTGACTTCGGCAACGGCCGGTACGCCCGACAGGTGCTCGATCGTATGGTCACCAGACAGGCGGGGCGCACCATGGGCATGTCCGCGCCGACCACGGCGGAACTGACCCTGCTGCTGCCGGAGGACCTGCAGTGA
- a CDS encoding WXG100 family type VII secretion target, whose translation MTSPTSNTSTGMKAAGDQFDATYDEITGHMHSLRGELQVLRSRWDGSAARVFEDTMTQWGVQFDSILRDLDSMADRLIGGAGHVEAAEDFAIQQGSFFK comes from the coding sequence ATGACGTCTCCCACGTCAAACACCAGTACCGGCATGAAGGCCGCTGGCGACCAGTTCGACGCGACGTACGACGAGATCACCGGCCATATGCACAGCCTGCGGGGCGAGTTGCAGGTCCTGCGGTCCCGCTGGGACGGCAGCGCCGCGCGGGTCTTCGAGGACACCATGACCCAGTGGGGTGTCCAGTTCGACAGCATTCTCCGCGATCTCGACTCGATGGCCGACCGGTTGATCGGCGGCGCCGGTCACGTCGAGGCCGCCGAGGACTTCGCCATCCAGCAGGGCTCTTTCTTCAAGTAG
- the eccD gene encoding type VII secretion integral membrane protein EccD, with the protein MTDLSRVVLVTPQRTVEVALPSMVPLADLMPVLVQRATMSGALEQPGQHRAFTGEGDWVLQRLGSGPLDEELTPASLQIRDGETLYLRPRDAQLPPVHFDDLIDGLATGVRNRPDRWRDSLTRVLFLVVCAVTLSTCFVILLDGAVPRRGALATGCAVALAFGAMMCSRALADGWAAITLGVAAVPFAGLAGYSLIPAPAVGASAAAQLLCAAVAASVTALLVTFAVGHYRAFFLAGWLTSLAGAGQALLVVLGLSTAQAAAATVAVALLGAAAAPSLAFRLALLRLPQLPTSATDLAEDIDPYPGTKLISGAVVADTYLTWLLVAAGLICTAGLWVLAPTRGWAPTLFVVAVLGVLAIRSRSLSSGWQRAATLLPVLTGGSLLTIRLAGQGDAMISGLFVILLLVLAAALLAMSRSLPGRRLLPYWGRVADFTEYVFAIAMVLTLLAIFDAYQWARSIAG; encoded by the coding sequence ATGACCGACCTGAGCCGCGTCGTCCTGGTCACCCCCCAACGGACCGTCGAGGTCGCCCTGCCGTCCATGGTGCCGCTGGCGGACCTGATGCCGGTGCTCGTGCAGCGCGCGACGATGTCCGGTGCCCTGGAGCAGCCGGGCCAGCACCGCGCGTTCACCGGTGAGGGCGACTGGGTGCTGCAACGTCTCGGCAGTGGGCCGCTCGACGAGGAGCTCACCCCGGCGTCGTTGCAGATCCGCGACGGCGAGACCCTCTATCTGCGGCCCCGGGACGCGCAACTGCCGCCGGTGCACTTCGACGATCTCATCGACGGACTCGCCACCGGCGTACGTAACCGCCCCGACCGGTGGCGGGACAGCCTGACCCGGGTGCTGTTCCTCGTCGTCTGCGCCGTCACCTTGTCGACCTGCTTCGTGATCCTGCTCGACGGTGCGGTGCCGCGCCGGGGTGCGTTGGCCACCGGTTGCGCGGTGGCGCTCGCGTTCGGGGCGATGATGTGCTCGCGCGCCCTCGCCGACGGGTGGGCCGCCATCACGCTGGGGGTGGCCGCCGTGCCCTTCGCGGGACTCGCCGGCTACAGCCTGATACCGGCACCCGCCGTCGGCGCGAGCGCCGCTGCGCAACTGCTCTGCGCGGCCGTCGCCGCGAGCGTCACCGCCCTGCTGGTCACCTTCGCGGTCGGCCATTACCGAGCCTTCTTCCTCGCCGGCTGGCTGACCAGCCTGGCCGGTGCCGGCCAGGCCCTGCTGGTGGTGCTCGGGTTGAGCACCGCCCAGGCTGCGGCGGCCACCGTCGCGGTGGCCCTGCTCGGTGCCGCCGCCGCCCCTTCCCTGGCATTCCGGCTGGCGCTGCTGCGGCTGCCGCAACTACCGACCAGCGCGACCGATCTCGCCGAGGACATCGACCCGTACCCGGGCACCAAACTGATCTCCGGGGCGGTGGTCGCCGACACCTACCTCACGTGGCTGCTGGTCGCTGCCGGCCTGATCTGCACCGCCGGCCTCTGGGTGCTGGCACCCACCCGGGGCTGGGCGCCGACACTGTTCGTCGTCGCGGTGCTGGGCGTCCTGGCCATCCGGTCCCGCAGCCTCAGCTCGGGTTGGCAACGGGCGGCCACCCTGCTGCCGGTGCTCACCGGCGGGTCGCTGCTGACCATCCGGCTGGCTGGCCAGGGGGACGCGATGATCTCCGGACTCTTCGTCATCCTGCTGCTCGTCCTCGCGGCGGCCCTGCTGGCCATGTCCCGGAGCCTGCCCGGGCGACGGTTGCTGCCCTACTGGGGGCGGGTCGCCGACTTCACCGAGTACGTCTTCGCCATCGCGATGGTGCTCACCCTGCTCGCCATCTTCGACGCCTACCAGTGGGCCCGATCCATCGCCGGGTAG
- the eccB gene encoding type VII secretion protein EccB, whose protein sequence is MQNRRDQAQAHAFVMGRLVSALLRAEPDAPMTPLRRFLVGTICGVLLGGLALVGFGVYGFFSPGGSTAWRKPGVLVVEKETGTRYVVVDGVLRPVLNHTSARLILGGAPKVVTVSRNSLRDAPHGLPVGILAAPDHLPDVSRMNADRWRVCSTVRPDATGKEQPHVTLEVGTTRTAGSAADDAAVVVRTPASQIFLVWNNQRLRVPNLAMLGALGYSAATVRQVGWSWINAVPAGPDLVAGDVTARGSAGPRLDGRASVVGQMFKVSGVGTGEPDQFFVMLDDGLSPMTTVGAALMLADTATRAAYPGTRVTVLELNPATLAQSRLSAFSSVNQALPAEPPRLMQVNPGQVPCLSISLTGDGPEVRLGVGEPPDVAKDPFGGGADQIVVAPGAGLLVQDLPGPGVPGGTRYLVVDSGVRYPIPSVEVVKTLGYGAVPALPVPASILALLPVGRALEPAAARATAPFEAPGPSSTDGARPAGGSGATD, encoded by the coding sequence GTGCAGAACCGCCGAGATCAGGCGCAGGCACACGCCTTCGTGATGGGCCGCCTCGTCTCCGCGTTGCTGCGCGCCGAGCCGGACGCGCCGATGACGCCGCTACGTCGCTTTCTGGTCGGCACGATCTGCGGGGTGCTGCTCGGCGGGCTGGCCCTGGTCGGCTTCGGGGTCTACGGCTTCTTCTCGCCGGGCGGCAGTACGGCCTGGCGCAAGCCGGGTGTGCTGGTGGTGGAGAAGGAGACCGGCACCCGGTACGTCGTCGTCGACGGAGTGCTGCGTCCGGTGCTCAACCACACCTCGGCCCGGCTGATCCTCGGGGGGGCGCCGAAGGTGGTGACCGTTTCCCGCAACTCGCTGCGCGACGCCCCGCACGGGCTGCCGGTCGGCATTCTCGCCGCACCGGACCACCTGCCGGACGTGAGTCGGATGAACGCCGACCGGTGGCGGGTCTGTTCGACGGTCCGACCGGACGCCACCGGCAAGGAGCAGCCGCACGTCACGCTGGAGGTCGGGACCACCCGTACGGCGGGGAGTGCGGCCGACGATGCGGCGGTGGTCGTACGGACCCCGGCGAGCCAGATCTTCCTGGTGTGGAACAACCAGCGGCTACGGGTGCCCAACCTGGCGATGCTCGGTGCCCTCGGCTACTCCGCGGCGACCGTACGGCAGGTCGGCTGGTCCTGGATCAACGCGGTACCGGCCGGACCGGACCTGGTCGCCGGGGACGTGACCGCCCGAGGCTCGGCGGGTCCGCGACTCGACGGTCGAGCCTCGGTGGTCGGTCAGATGTTCAAGGTGTCCGGTGTCGGTACGGGTGAACCCGACCAGTTCTTCGTCATGCTCGACGATGGTCTGTCGCCGATGACAACGGTCGGGGCAGCGCTGATGCTGGCCGATACTGCTACCCGGGCGGCGTACCCGGGCACCCGCGTCACCGTGCTGGAGCTGAACCCGGCGACGCTGGCGCAGTCGCGGCTGTCGGCGTTCTCGTCGGTCAACCAGGCGTTGCCGGCCGAGCCACCTCGGCTGATGCAGGTAAACCCGGGCCAGGTGCCGTGTCTGTCGATCTCGTTGACCGGCGACGGGCCCGAGGTGCGGCTGGGAGTGGGTGAGCCACCCGATGTCGCGAAGGACCCGTTCGGCGGTGGTGCCGACCAGATCGTGGTGGCCCCGGGGGCCGGCCTGCTGGTGCAGGACCTGCCCGGTCCCGGTGTCCCGGGCGGTACTCGCTATCTGGTGGTGGACAGTGGGGTGCGGTATCCGATCCCGAGCGTCGAGGTGGTCAAGACCCTCGGCTACGGCGCTGTCCCCGCGCTGCCGGTGCCCGCTTCGATCCTGGCGTTGCTGCCGGTGGGCCGGGCGCTGGAACCGGCGGCGGCCCGGGCCACGGCACCCTTTGAAGCCCCCGGTCCGTCGAGTACGGACGGAGCCCGTCCGGCCGGGGGGAGTGGTGCCACCGATTAG
- a CDS encoding YbaB/EbfC family nucleoid-associated protein: MASGFEAAINEMLAELERQRESMTRMQQGLAAVTGSATAPKRQLSVVVDAHGEITELKFLNQSYRSMSATELANLIVTTIQEARRDARVRLAEQVGGVGVDGADLHDLVDGQVDWGRAFSDALTVPQPFLDMLQRPPTDLLDGVDLDRVDLDRVDLDRTERPDSHEDASARRPEPGADR, encoded by the coding sequence ATGGCGTCGGGATTCGAGGCGGCCATCAACGAGATGCTGGCCGAGTTGGAGCGGCAACGGGAGAGCATGACCCGGATGCAGCAGGGCCTGGCCGCCGTCACCGGATCGGCGACCGCGCCGAAGCGACAGCTCTCCGTCGTCGTCGACGCGCACGGTGAGATCACCGAACTCAAGTTCCTCAACCAGAGCTACCGGTCGATGTCGGCGACCGAGTTGGCGAACCTCATCGTGACCACCATCCAGGAGGCCCGCCGGGACGCCCGCGTCCGACTGGCCGAGCAGGTGGGCGGCGTCGGCGTCGATGGCGCCGACCTGCACGACCTCGTCGACGGGCAGGTCGACTGGGGACGGGCCTTCTCCGACGCGCTGACCGTACCGCAGCCGTTCCTGGACATGCTGCAACGACCACCGACCGACCTGCTCGACGGCGTCGACCTCGACCGCGTCGACCTCGACCGCGTCGACCTCGACCGCACCGAGCGACCGGACAGCCACGAGGATGCCTCCGCACGGCGTCCGGAGCCGGGAGCGGACCGATGA